One Jeotgalicoccus saudimassiliensis DNA window includes the following coding sequences:
- a CDS encoding LytTR family DNA-binding domain-containing protein: MEIPVQKLTDSQTDGNIIMTAGETLAVQIPYERLGLFEKTLQNEGTHVFSGSLLYYKRMNLKVHIEYLRKWYNSQLKTEDLIRQFNIADVSLRMSKQSRSEIQKLTYIHALLSGNKHIVFIDPFINTVTDNIHLFHKMKEQLMQQGKSLFVATSRLEDAFIVQPDVMKLTEKGLQIVETADNTEEDGSQNVSKIKVRAHDKTIFVTIGDIEYLESQDGKVYINLGSEKFIMESTLQAAEEQLGGHGFYRCHRSYIVNLHKVKEIITWSKNTYSVIISNPEKSKIPLSRAKFNEIQEKLVKL; encoded by the coding sequence ATGGAGATACCGGTTCAAAAATTAACAGACAGCCAGACTGATGGAAATATTATAATGACAGCAGGTGAGACTCTCGCTGTCCAAATTCCGTATGAACGACTCGGGTTATTTGAGAAAACATTGCAAAATGAAGGCACCCACGTATTTTCAGGCAGCCTGTTATATTATAAGCGTATGAATTTAAAAGTTCATATCGAGTATTTAAGAAAATGGTACAACAGTCAGCTGAAAACAGAGGACCTTATCCGCCAGTTTAATATTGCCGATGTTTCACTCAGAATGTCTAAACAGAGCCGCTCTGAAATTCAAAAACTGACATATATTCATGCACTGCTCAGCGGCAATAAGCACATCGTATTCATCGATCCGTTTATCAATACAGTGACGGATAATATTCATTTGTTTCATAAAATGAAAGAACAGCTGATGCAGCAGGGTAAATCATTGTTCGTTGCGACGTCCAGACTGGAAGATGCGTTTATCGTCCAGCCGGATGTCATGAAACTGACTGAAAAAGGACTGCAGATTGTAGAAACAGCAGACAACACTGAAGAAGACGGCTCTCAGAATGTGAGCAAAATAAAAGTCAGAGCACACGATAAAACGATATTCGTCACTATCGGGGATATTGAATATCTCGAAAGTCAGGACGGTAAAGTGTATATTAATCTCGGCTCTGAGAAGTTTATCATGGAATCGACGCTGCAGGCTGCTGAAGAACAGCTTGGAGGGCATGGATTTTACCGCTGTCACCGTTCTTACATCGTTAATCTTCATAAAGTAAAAGAAATTATTACATGGTCAAAGAATACTTATTCCGTTATTATCAGTAATCCTGAAAAATCAAAAATTCCGCTGTCACGTGCGAAGTTTAATGAAATACAGGAAAAACTGGTAAAACTATAA
- a CDS encoding ABC transporter ATP-binding protein: MSIIQVNRLEKSFGSEHALSGITFNVERGQIFGLLGPSGSGKTTTIKIMTGEFKPSGGDVDVNSFNYKQFGKDEYISSLGILSDKSSLYERLTVKDNLELFRKLYGAPKGTVEKVLNDVGLGDEINKTVSKLSKGMKQRILLCKAVIHRPAMLFLDEPTSALDPGTAERIHDMLEELRDSGTTILLTTHNMDEATRLCDNVAFLYQGVIQDSGAPADLRHKYKHDEVHVTYTDGTVKTIARTTDNRPLLDNVLFDDNVADVRTDFPTLGEVFKKVTGKELV; the protein is encoded by the coding sequence ATGAGTATTATTCAGGTAAACCGGCTTGAGAAATCATTCGGCAGTGAACATGCACTTTCCGGTATTACATTTAATGTGGAACGCGGTCAGATTTTCGGGCTGCTTGGACCGAGCGGATCGGGGAAAACGACAACGATTAAAATAATGACAGGCGAATTTAAGCCGTCAGGCGGTGACGTTGATGTGAACAGTTTCAACTATAAACAGTTCGGCAAAGATGAGTACATCAGCAGTCTTGGAATTTTATCGGATAAAAGCTCTTTATATGAAAGGCTCACCGTCAAAGATAATCTCGAGCTTTTTAGAAAACTGTACGGTGCACCGAAAGGCACTGTTGAAAAAGTTCTGAATGATGTCGGACTTGGAGACGAAATCAATAAGACGGTATCAAAATTATCGAAAGGCATGAAGCAGCGTATTCTGTTATGTAAAGCAGTGATTCACAGACCGGCGATGCTATTCCTGGATGAACCGACTTCGGCGCTGGATCCCGGGACTGCTGAAAGAATTCACGACATGCTGGAGGAACTGAGAGATTCGGGAACGACAATTTTACTGACGACACATAATATGGATGAGGCGACACGACTTTGCGATAACGTCGCTTTTCTGTATCAGGGTGTCATTCAGGACTCTGGTGCGCCGGCTGATTTGAGACATAAATATAAACACGATGAAGTACACGTCACATATACGGACGGTACAGTTAAAACGATAGCGAGAACAACGGACAACAGACCGCTGCTCGATAATGTGCTTTTTGACGATAACGTAGCAGATGTCAGAACGGATTTTCCGACACTTGGAGAAGTGTTTAAAAAAGTTACCGGTAAGGAGCTGGTCTAA
- a CDS encoding ABC transporter permease: MNMTRVMAIFEKDLKEFMKNMMLFTSVLLPVLMAVFFSRVGEGAKGVVPPEILGIIAGVVFSAVLFSAVMTMIAEENEKDTLRGLLQSPATILDIIFGKSMVVTLMTVLSLVASIIIISPDNYWTAGNILSLVLTGLFFLNMGVGFGLVVKSVATTSVYVLPVMFIFGFTPYIEMLITDPDSIAIKIAEYFPIYQHMFVLEGSGGVTEFIILGAWAAASFLLVLWAFNKRKNDE, encoded by the coding sequence ATGAATATGACGAGAGTAATGGCGATATTTGAAAAGGATTTAAAAGAATTTATGAAAAATATGATGCTGTTTACATCGGTGCTGCTGCCGGTATTGATGGCCGTCTTTTTTTCGAGAGTGGGGGAAGGTGCAAAAGGAGTTGTGCCGCCTGAAATACTTGGAATTATTGCAGGTGTCGTATTCTCAGCAGTGCTGTTCAGTGCGGTGATGACGATGATTGCAGAAGAAAATGAAAAAGACACGCTGAGAGGACTGCTGCAGTCACCGGCGACGATACTGGACATTATATTTGGCAAGAGCATGGTGGTGACGCTGATGACTGTACTGTCACTTGTTGCATCGATTATCATCATCAGCCCGGACAACTACTGGACAGCCGGAAACATACTGAGTCTGGTTCTGACAGGACTGTTCTTTTTAAACATGGGTGTCGGCTTTGGACTTGTCGTGAAATCAGTTGCGACAACGTCAGTCTATGTTCTGCCGGTTATGTTCATCTTCGGATTTACACCGTATATAGAAATGCTGATTACAGATCCGGACAGCATAGCGATTAAAATTGCAGAATACTTCCCAATTTATCAGCATATGTTTGTACTGGAAGGCAGCGGAGGCGTGACGGAGTTCATTATACTGGGCGCATGGGCAGCAGCGAGCTTCCTGCTTGTACTGTGGGCATTTAATAAACGTAAAAATGATGAGTAA
- the ispE gene encoding 4-(cytidine 5'-diphospho)-2-C-methyl-D-erythritol kinase → MHYEIAPAKINLTLDTLYKRDDGYHEVSMVMTTVDLNDNLSFEKRNDRKIIIESDHQFVPTDRRNLAYQAAQLMMRRYKIKTGVTINIDKHIPIAAGLAGGSADAAATFRGMNALYNLGLELDELAELSAELGSDIPFCVYGGTALATGRGEIIERLPRPPHAWVVLAKPSISVSTKTIYGALKPGKNEPASGVMKDAIADGDYDKIISTLKNDLEEVTVRKYPQVRKLLGNMNDSGSDGALMSGSGPTVFGIVRKEHQSVHLYNAMKGCCAEVYRIRLLG, encoded by the coding sequence ATGCATTATGAAATCGCACCAGCAAAAATTAATTTAACATTGGATACGCTGTATAAACGCGATGATGGTTATCACGAGGTCAGCATGGTTATGACGACTGTCGATTTGAACGATAATTTATCGTTCGAGAAGCGCAATGACAGAAAGATCATCATTGAGTCCGATCATCAGTTTGTGCCGACGGACCGCCGCAACCTGGCTTACCAGGCTGCGCAGTTAATGATGCGCCGTTACAAGATAAAAACCGGCGTAACGATTAACATCGACAAGCATATTCCGATTGCTGCGGGTCTCGCCGGAGGTTCTGCCGATGCTGCCGCGACGTTCAGGGGGATGAACGCGCTGTACAATCTCGGACTGGAACTCGATGAGCTGGCGGAACTGTCAGCAGAACTCGGTTCTGATATACCATTTTGTGTTTACGGCGGAACAGCACTCGCGACAGGGCGCGGGGAGATTATTGAACGACTGCCGAGACCGCCGCACGCGTGGGTCGTACTCGCGAAGCCGTCTATCAGCGTATCGACGAAAACGATTTACGGCGCACTGAAGCCCGGAAAAAACGAACCGGCATCCGGCGTTATGAAGGATGCTATCGCAGATGGAGATTATGACAAGATTATCAGCACTTTAAAAAATGATCTGGAAGAGGTTACTGTAAGGAAGTATCCGCAGGTCAGAAAACTGCTCGGAAACATGAATGATTCGGGCTCTGACGGCGCTCTGATGAGCGGAAGCGGGCCGACGGTATTCGGCATTGTCAGGAAAGAACACCAGTCAGTTCATCTCTACAATGCAATGAAGGGATGCTGTGCTGAAGTTTATCGAATAAGATTGCTTGGATAA
- the purR gene encoding pur operon repressor encodes MKYKRSERLVYMTQHLITNPNKLIPLTTYVDKFSQAKSSISEDIRIIKDVLNAEGLGILQTTAGANGGAMFIPKISVERAEEIISEFKTDLESSERLLPGGYLYMSDIMGNPNMMNNIGDLIATMYGELEIDAVVTIATKGISLANAVACKLNVPVAVIRKDNKVTEGSTVSINYVSGSTRKIETMVLSKRTLKEGSRVLVVDDFLRAGGSITGVTNLMEEFNATVVGVSVLVEAKEVANRRFNDYTSLLKVSEIDEFNESFVVEEGNCLDYITGK; translated from the coding sequence ATGAAATATAAACGCAGTGAAAGGCTCGTCTACATGACGCAGCATTTAATTACAAATCCAAATAAATTGATACCATTAACGACATATGTAGATAAATTCAGCCAGGCGAAGTCTTCAATCAGTGAAGATATCCGCATTATTAAAGATGTTTTAAATGCGGAAGGACTCGGTATTCTGCAGACGACAGCGGGAGCAAACGGCGGGGCAATGTTCATTCCTAAAATCAGTGTGGAACGTGCCGAAGAAATTATTTCCGAATTCAAGACGGATCTTGAATCGAGCGAACGCCTTCTGCCGGGAGGCTACCTGTACATGTCCGACATTATGGGTAATCCCAACATGATGAACAACATCGGTGATTTAATCGCCACGATGTATGGAGAACTGGAAATCGACGCGGTTGTGACGATTGCGACGAAGGGGATTTCTCTTGCAAATGCGGTCGCATGCAAGCTGAACGTGCCGGTTGCCGTTATCCGAAAAGATAACAAAGTCACTGAAGGTTCTACTGTATCGATAAACTACGTATCGGGCTCGACGCGTAAAATCGAAACGATGGTACTGTCAAAACGTACGCTTAAGGAAGGATCGCGTGTTCTTGTAGTGGATGACTTCCTGCGTGCAGGCGGTTCTATTACCGGTGTGACGAATCTGATGGAAGAGTTTAACGCGACAGTAGTCGGTGTCAGTGTGCTCGTTGAAGCGAAAGAGGTTGCGAACCGCAGATTTAACGATTACACGTCACTGCTTAAAGTATCCGAGATTGATGAATTTAACGAATCATTTGTAGTTGAAGAAGGAAACTGTTTAGATTACATTACAGGCAAGTAG
- a CDS encoding RidA family protein, with protein MQPINSDKAPAAVGPYSHGVRTGDLFYSSGQVPLTLEGKIVSEDVAEQTAQVLDNIGGVLDVAGLDYSNIVKTTIFIADMNDFAVINEVYAKYFTGKLPARSCVEVSRLPLDAKVEIEVVASFE; from the coding sequence ATGCAGCCAATTAATTCTGACAAAGCACCAGCAGCAGTAGGTCCATACAGCCACGGCGTAAGAACAGGGGATTTATTTTATTCTTCAGGCCAGGTGCCTTTAACACTCGAAGGTAAAATCGTTTCAGAAGACGTTGCGGAACAGACAGCACAGGTTCTCGACAATATCGGCGGCGTACTGGATGTGGCCGGACTGGACTACAGCAATATTGTTAAAACAACAATCTTCATCGCTGATATGAATGACTTTGCAGTAATCAACGAAGTTTACGCGAAGTATTTTACGGGTAAACTACCTGCAAGATCATGTGTAGAAGTTAGTCGTCTCCCATTAGATGCAAAAGTGGAGATCGAGGTAGTTGCATCTTTCGAGTAA
- the glmU gene encoding bifunctional UDP-N-acetylglucosamine diphosphorylase/glucosamine-1-phosphate N-acetyltransferase GlmU has product MQTRAIIVAAGVGKRMNSKKPKVLHEVCGIPMITRVINTVKAAGISELHVVTGSGHDAVTEILPADVKVAVQDQQEGTAHAVSQTAPELSSAEGNTLIIFGDTPLISPETIKNLVADHEKSGLKATVLSAYADNPKNFGRVLRKENGTVKEILEETEITHEQEEIKEVSAGAAVFNNRELFKVLDKITNDNPEQEYYLSDAVGLLSSKGSRVGAFVTAQNDEIINVDNRFLLARASELLRQRINEHHLEQGVTIIDPSNTYIDESVRIGMDTIIYPNTVIKGDTVIGENAIISANCEISGSVIGDNAEIKHSVVTDAEVGSGTTVGPYAQLRPGAKLGEAVKIGNFVEVKKSELKDGAKVSHLSYIGDAEIGERANIGCGAITVNYDGVNKFKTTVGADAFIGCNTNLVAPVTVGSRSITAAGSTITDDVPDDSLAIARNKQTTKEGYYKK; this is encoded by the coding sequence ATGCAAACGAGAGCGATTATTGTTGCTGCAGGTGTCGGCAAGAGAATGAATTCAAAGAAACCGAAAGTATTGCACGAAGTCTGCGGGATCCCGATGATTACGAGAGTAATTAACACTGTGAAAGCTGCGGGAATCAGCGAACTGCATGTCGTGACAGGTTCGGGACATGATGCGGTAACTGAAATTCTGCCGGCAGATGTTAAAGTTGCGGTCCAGGATCAACAGGAAGGTACAGCGCATGCTGTCAGCCAGACGGCGCCTGAACTTAGTTCGGCGGAAGGAAACACTCTGATTATCTTCGGCGACACACCGCTTATTTCTCCGGAAACGATTAAAAATCTTGTGGCTGACCACGAGAAATCGGGCTTAAAAGCAACAGTATTATCAGCATATGCAGATAATCCGAAAAATTTCGGCCGTGTTCTCCGCAAGGAAAACGGTACGGTTAAAGAGATACTGGAAGAAACTGAGATCACACATGAGCAGGAAGAAATTAAAGAAGTCAGTGCAGGTGCAGCGGTATTCAATAACCGCGAATTATTTAAAGTGCTCGATAAGATAACGAATGATAATCCGGAACAGGAATATTATCTGTCTGATGCTGTCGGACTGTTAAGCAGTAAAGGTTCACGTGTCGGCGCATTTGTCACGGCGCAAAATGATGAAATTATTAACGTTGACAACCGGTTTTTACTGGCACGCGCATCGGAACTATTAAGACAGCGCATTAATGAGCATCATTTAGAACAAGGTGTGACAATTATTGATCCTTCGAACACATACATCGATGAAAGTGTTAGAATTGGTATGGATACTATTATTTATCCTAACACTGTTATTAAAGGCGATACGGTAATCGGTGAAAATGCGATTATTTCGGCCAATTGTGAAATCAGCGGCAGTGTAATCGGCGACAATGCAGAGATTAAGCATTCTGTTGTTACCGATGCAGAAGTCGGCAGCGGCACGACAGTCGGTCCATACGCGCAGCTGCGTCCGGGAGCAAAACTCGGAGAAGCTGTGAAGATTGGAAACTTTGTTGAAGTTAAGAAGTCGGAGTTAAAAGACGGCGCGAAAGTATCGCATCTGAGTTATATCGGCGATGCGGAAATCGGCGAAAGGGCGAATATCGGATGCGGTGCGATTACGGTTAACTACGACGGCGTCAACAAGTTTAAAACGACGGTCGGCGCAGACGCGTTCATCGGCTGCAACACAAATCTCGTTGCCCCGGTAACGGTGGGAAGCCGTTCTATTACGGCAGCAGGTTCAACGATTACAGATGATGTTCCTGATGATAGTTTGGCGATTGCACGAAATAAGCAAACGACAAAAGAAGGTTATTACAAAAAATAA
- a CDS encoding ribose-phosphate diphosphokinase, whose translation MLASSNQNKNSKMKLFTLTGNEPLAREIADHIGIPLGKCTVNRFSDEEVQVNVEESVRGCDVFVIQPTSQPVNENLMELLIMIDALKRASANTINIVMPYYGYARQDRKSRAREPITAKLVANIIETAGANRVISLDLHAPQIQGFFDIPIDHLMGVPILSDYFLEHEGIDLEEVVIVSPDHGGVTRARRMADRLKAPIAIIDKRRPRPNVSEVMNIVGEINGRTAIIIDDIIDTGGTIKTAAQALVDKGAKNVYACCTHPVLSGPAIERIQDSVIKELVVTNSIQLPEEKKIDKITELSVGELLAQAIVRVHEQESVSILFDQT comes from the coding sequence ATGTTAGCTTCTAGTAATCAAAATAAAAATTCTAAAATGAAATTATTTACGTTGACAGGTAACGAACCCTTAGCACGTGAAATCGCGGATCATATCGGTATTCCGCTTGGTAAATGTACAGTAAACCGTTTCTCGGACGAAGAAGTTCAGGTTAATGTCGAGGAAAGTGTACGCGGCTGTGACGTATTCGTTATTCAGCCTACAAGCCAGCCGGTAAACGAAAACCTTATGGAATTACTAATCATGATTGATGCACTGAAACGTGCATCGGCTAACACGATTAATATTGTTATGCCGTATTACGGCTATGCACGTCAGGACCGTAAGAGTCGTGCACGTGAACCAATTACAGCGAAGCTCGTTGCAAACATTATTGAAACTGCAGGTGCAAACCGTGTGATTTCACTTGATCTTCACGCACCTCAAATTCAGGGATTCTTCGATATTCCAATCGATCACCTGATGGGAGTGCCAATTTTAAGCGATTACTTCTTAGAGCATGAAGGTATTGACCTTGAAGAAGTAGTTATCGTTTCACCTGACCACGGCGGAGTAACACGCGCACGCCGCATGGCAGACCGTTTGAAAGCTCCAATCGCAATCATCGATAAACGCCGTCCGCGTCCAAACGTTTCAGAAGTAATGAATATCGTCGGCGAAATAAACGGCAGAACAGCAATTATTATCGATGATATTATCGATACAGGCGGTACGATTAAAACTGCAGCGCAGGCTCTAGTAGACAAAGGTGCAAAAAACGTTTATGCATGCTGTACGCACCCTGTACTTTCAGGACCTGCAATCGAACGCATTCAGGACTCTGTAATTAAAGAGCTTGTCGTAACAAACTCTATCCAGCTGCCGGAAGAGAAGAAAATTGATAAAATTACAGAATTGTCTGTTGGCGAACTGCTTGCTCAGGCTATCGTGAGAGTTCACGAGCAGGAGTCAGTAAGCATATTATTCGACCAAACGTGA
- a CDS encoding 50S ribosomal protein L25/general stress protein Ctc produces the protein MAKLASNSRAGKSKQSELKELRQAGKVPAVVYGFETENTSLSVDENEFIRVIREVGRNGVIDLEIAEGVTQVMVNDYQFDALKNQITHIDFIAINMQTEVTVEVQIELTGEAPGQKEGGVIEQPLFEVSVTAKPADIPETIEVDISELNIGDSIHVEDIRSKGNFVIENEDADALVIVSAPTEEPEEDENAEEQSVEVEATAQKNDAADEE, from the coding sequence ATGGCTAAATTAGCCTCAAACTCAAGAGCTGGGAAATCAAAACAGTCAGAACTTAAAGAATTACGTCAAGCTGGTAAAGTTCCAGCAGTCGTATATGGTTTTGAAACAGAAAATACATCATTATCAGTAGACGAGAACGAATTCATCAGAGTAATTCGTGAAGTTGGACGTAACGGTGTTATCGACTTGGAAATCGCTGAAGGTGTTACTCAGGTAATGGTCAACGATTATCAGTTCGACGCACTTAAAAACCAAATCACTCACATCGACTTCATTGCAATCAACATGCAGACTGAAGTAACGGTTGAAGTACAAATCGAATTAACTGGTGAAGCTCCAGGACAAAAAGAAGGCGGCGTTATTGAACAGCCACTATTCGAAGTGTCTGTAACAGCTAAACCTGCTGATATTCCGGAAACTATCGAAGTAGATATTTCTGAACTTAACATCGGAGATTCAATTCACGTTGAAGACATCCGTTCTAAAGGCAACTTCGTTATCGAAAACGAAGATGCTGATGCATTAGTAATCGTAAGTGCGCCAACTGAAGAGCCTGAAGAAGACGAAAACGCTGAAGAACAAAGCGTTGAAGTTGAAGCAACAGCTCAGAAAAATGATGCAGCTGACGAAGAGTAA
- the pth gene encoding aminoacyl-tRNA hydrolase yields MKCFIGLGNPGPKYDKTRHNIGFMAIDRLSSDIDIELDKTKFKCDFGTGLLNGEKVMLVKPQTFMNLSGEGVRPLVDYYNIELEDIVVIYDDLDLPLGRIRLRQKGSGGGHNGIKSLTQHFGSEKYNRIRLGIERPPQGMPVTNYVLGKFPKADSQTVDKVLDVSSEACRRFVSAPFLDVMNEYNGDVNA; encoded by the coding sequence ATGAAATGTTTTATCGGTCTTGGAAACCCGGGCCCTAAATACGATAAGACTCGTCATAATATCGGATTTATGGCAATAGACAGATTGAGCAGCGATATTGACATTGAGCTGGATAAGACGAAATTCAAATGTGATTTCGGTACGGGCTTATTAAACGGGGAAAAAGTGATGCTCGTTAAGCCCCAGACTTTTATGAACTTATCAGGTGAAGGTGTACGCCCGCTCGTTGATTATTACAATATTGAACTGGAAGATATCGTCGTTATTTACGATGATCTGGATTTACCGCTTGGACGAATCCGTCTGCGCCAAAAAGGCAGCGGCGGCGGACATAACGGTATTAAATCGCTGACGCAGCATTTCGGCAGTGAAAAATATAATCGTATCCGTCTCGGTATTGAACGTCCGCCGCAGGGTATGCCGGTTACTAACTACGTACTGGGCAAGTTCCCTAAAGCAGATTCACAGACAGTCGATAAAGTACTCGATGTGTCGAGTGAAGCATGCCGGCGTTTCGTATCGGCACCGTTTTTAGACGTGATGAACGAATATAATGGTGATGTCAATGCATAA